The proteins below are encoded in one region of Bacteroidota bacterium:
- the pgsC gene encoding poly-gamma-glutamate biosynthesis protein PgsC, giving the protein MIELAITLGLILSLLSYEVFGIAAGGIVVPGYIALQLSHPDRLAGTLGVSLLTYLIIKVLGNYTFLYGRRQMVLSLLLGCLLANFSRYFLTINLASTTLELQAVGWVIPGLIAHWFAKQGVFKTISVLFVSSVLVRLILILLFMGALLPQ; this is encoded by the coding sequence ATGATTGAATTAGCAATTACATTAGGCTTGATTTTAAGTTTGCTTTCCTACGAAGTTTTCGGAATTGCTGCCGGAGGTATCGTTGTACCGGGTTATATAGCGCTGCAGCTTTCGCACCCCGACCGGCTTGCAGGGACTTTGGGTGTAAGTTTACTTACTTATTTAATTATAAAAGTTTTAGGGAATTATACTTTCCTTTACGGCCGGCGTCAAATGGTGCTCAGTTTGTTGCTTGGCTGTTTATTAGCTAATTTTTCACGGTATTTCTTAACGATTAATTTAGCAAGCACCACGCTGGAACTTCAGGCAGTCGGCTGGGTAATTCCAGGATTAATTGCTCATTGGTTTGCCAAGCAGGGAGTTTTTAAAACTATAAGCGTATTATTTGTATCTTCTGTGCTGGTGCGGTTAATCCTGATATTGCTTTTCATGGGTGCGTTGTTGCCTCAATAA
- the pgsW gene encoding poly-gamma-glutamate system protein, producing the protein MYKFRAKSNIVLGLISLLSLLAFISVENGKMDVKQDWYNEKLEAAQLSQLAANRLKSYRLENGVFIDAINDPNQTALIGQEYTLITTDQGLIESKLSATNPNFAAVIVQLLKDAGLNENDNVAVAVSGSFPGLNISVLAALETLKLKPIVITSVGSSNFGANDPYFTWLDMENILYKSNIFHYKSVAASIGGGNDLGRGLSPEGRDLIVKAIERNNAEFINEKHLENCIARRMEIYEKISQGQPIKAFINVGGGIASLGNTINGQLIPSGLTQHLPMSNFPLRGVIIQMGQKGIPIIHLLNIDQLLAKYGLPINPVPLPEPGDGGIFIQKKYNVIITAVATFVLVTVIVFIYLSERKHHRLGTDVVPLPNYQNPDKYDNEDITVL; encoded by the coding sequence ATGTATAAATTCAGAGCAAAATCCAACATAGTTTTAGGTCTTATATCTCTTTTATCGCTATTGGCATTTATTTCGGTAGAGAATGGCAAAATGGATGTTAAGCAGGACTGGTACAACGAGAAACTTGAAGCTGCCCAACTTTCCCAATTAGCGGCCAATCGTCTGAAAAGCTACCGCCTGGAAAATGGTGTTTTCATTGATGCAATCAACGACCCGAATCAAACCGCACTGATCGGTCAGGAATATACACTTATTACTACCGATCAAGGTTTAATTGAATCAAAGCTGTCAGCAACAAATCCAAATTTTGCAGCAGTGATTGTCCAATTATTAAAAGATGCCGGTTTAAATGAAAATGATAATGTTGCCGTAGCTGTTTCCGGATCTTTCCCCGGTTTAAATATTTCTGTATTAGCAGCCCTGGAGACTTTGAAATTAAAGCCAATAGTTATCACTTCGGTAGGTTCATCCAACTTTGGCGCAAATGATCCATACTTTACCTGGCTGGATATGGAAAATATATTATACAAATCAAACATTTTTCACTACAAGTCAGTAGCTGCTTCTATTGGTGGAGGCAATGACCTCGGTCGTGGATTAAGTCCGGAAGGACGGGATTTGATTGTAAAAGCCATAGAAAGGAATAATGCTGAATTCATTAATGAAAAACATCTTGAAAATTGTATTGCCAGACGAATGGAAATTTATGAAAAAATTAGCCAGGGGCAACCAATAAAAGCATTTATTAATGTTGGTGGCGGAATTGCCAGCCTGGGGAATACTATTAACGGTCAGCTTATCCCCTCCGGGCTAACGCAGCATTTGCCTATGAGTAACTTTCCGCTTCGTGGTGTTATCATTCAAATGGGTCAGAAAGGAATCCCGATTATTCATCTTCTTAATATAGACCAATTACTTGCAAAGTATGGATTACCCATTAACCCGGTTCCGCTTCCGGAGCCAGGAGACGGTGGCATTTTTATTCAAAAAAAATATAATGTTATTATTACAGCAGTTGCAACATTCGTTTTAGTTACAGTTATTGTTTTTATTTATTTAAGTGAGCGAAAGCACCATCGTCTCGGAACAGACGTGGTTCCACTGCCTAATTATCAAAACCCCGATAAATATGATAATGAGGACATAACGGTTTTGTAA
- a CDS encoding heparan-alpha-glucosaminide N-acetyltransferase domain-containing protein encodes MSKPLEEKQRFQFIDQFRGLVVILMLVDHSSYYFNSIWEQIDPLDPLFDTWGQFALRYVGYLCAPGFLMISGAMVWWSYHQRIKKGTPDWTARWQLIQRGLFLIIVQITWVNSSWGGFSEFKPGHIGIIACIGISMILLTLIVKLRWQLQLFIGLIILVIHPLLLKIPYDPEVTWARVLMQTFIDAGEFNKYPVLPWFALATLGSVMATGWLLVWKTDKKRIYWSIGIAAVVLLMAIVVRMARGYGNIFPFSDFGSYSFFFDQKYPPSLYLNLWFFALVVFGISGFIALGKVAPKLLVVFSIPGKVPLFFYCMHIAIMGVFVKRLGLFYREGGVLASLIGLAVMLVVMLPLCKWFYGVKSRSKNFIIRMI; translated from the coding sequence ATGAGCAAACCACTTGAAGAAAAGCAGCGCTTTCAGTTTATCGACCAGTTTCGCGGTTTGGTTGTCATCCTCATGCTTGTCGACCATAGTTCCTACTACTTCAATTCGATTTGGGAACAAATCGACCCGCTTGACCCACTCTTCGACACTTGGGGCCAATTCGCCCTCCGATATGTGGGATATCTTTGCGCCCCCGGTTTTCTGATGATTTCCGGGGCAATGGTCTGGTGGTCTTATCACCAGCGGATTAAAAAGGGAACTCCAGACTGGACCGCCCGCTGGCAGCTAATCCAGCGAGGTCTTTTTCTCATTATTGTGCAGATAACATGGGTGAACTCATCATGGGGTGGTTTCAGCGAATTTAAGCCCGGGCATATTGGGATCATTGCCTGCATCGGCATTTCCATGATTCTACTGACTCTGATTGTAAAATTGCGTTGGCAACTGCAACTCTTCATTGGGCTTATCATCTTAGTTATCCACCCGCTTCTGCTCAAGATTCCCTACGATCCGGAAGTCACCTGGGCCCGGGTTCTGATGCAAACATTCATCGATGCAGGTGAATTTAACAAATACCCGGTTTTGCCCTGGTTTGCCCTGGCTACGTTAGGATCTGTTATGGCGACCGGATGGCTCCTCGTCTGGAAGACAGATAAAAAGCGAATTTATTGGAGTATCGGAATTGCGGCTGTAGTGTTACTCATGGCGATAGTGGTGCGGATGGCTCGCGGATACGGCAATATATTTCCTTTTTCCGACTTCGGTTCCTATTCATTTTTTTTCGACCAGAAGTATCCGCCAAGCCTCTACCTGAACCTCTGGTTCTTCGCGTTGGTGGTTTTTGGGATTAGTGGATTCATCGCGTTAGGTAAAGTGGCTCCGAAACTCCTGGTGGTTTTCAGCATCCCGGGTAAGGTGCCACTCTTTTTCTACTGTATGCACATTGCAATTATGGGGGTATTTGTGAAACGTTTGGGACTTTTTTACCGCGAGGGTGGTGTACTTGCTTCACTGATCGGATTGGCTGTTATGCTGGTGGTGATGCTCCCACTCTGCAAATGGTTTTATGGTGTAAAAAGCCGGAGTAAGAATTTTATCATCCGAATGATATGA
- a CDS encoding tetratricopeptide repeat protein, which translates to MRHNFLFTVFIFASIHLFSQNHYSQSYFNNGLDFYKKENYQEAVRFFTVAITSTPDYYEAYLYRGGANMNLGDLDLAINDFNKAIEIQPDSAVPYYSRGQVNRYKEN; encoded by the coding sequence ATGAGGCACAACTTTTTATTTACAGTTTTCATTTTCGCAAGCATACATTTGTTTTCACAGAACCATTACAGTCAAAGCTATTTTAATAATGGTTTAGATTTTTATAAGAAGGAGAACTATCAGGAGGCTGTCAGATTTTTCACAGTTGCTATTACGAGTACACCTGACTATTATGAAGCCTATCTTTATCGTGGCGGTGCCAACATGAATTTGGGCGACCTTGATCTGGCCATCAATGATTTCAACAAAGCCATTGAAATTCAGCCCGACAGTGCAGTTCCTTATTACAGCCGCGGACAAGTCAATAGATATAAGGAGAATTAG
- a CDS encoding type I restriction enzyme HsdR N-terminal domain-containing protein has product MDFKDQIKILQDRVIKLKDQLTTEEATKQTLVLPFIQTLGYDVFNPTEVVPEFTADVGFKKGEKVDYAILLNNRPIILIECKTVTDKLESHDTQLIRYFQTTKAKFAILTNGINYKFYTDLVEVNKLDEKPFLEVDFLNLKDQTVAELKKFSKPYFNIDEIFNSASELKYSNEIKNILSEEFKIPSSGFVKYFTSRVYDGTKTEKILSQFTEIIKKTLGQWLSDQINERLKSVMEKETQEETPPVPIVEGGDKGELDKKKEIITTQEELEGFYIVKSILRQKVTADRVSYKDTLNYFAINILSNNIKKPICRLRFSPTKKYITLFDEKRNEIKYEIKNLDEIFNFSDQLLKSLEDYLK; this is encoded by the coding sequence ATGGACTTTAAGGATCAAATAAAAATTCTGCAAGACAGAGTAATTAAGTTAAAAGACCAGCTTACAACTGAGGAAGCAACTAAGCAGACATTAGTACTGCCTTTCATTCAAACTCTGGGTTATGATGTTTTTAATCCTACAGAGGTAGTACCGGAATTTACCGCAGATGTTGGATTTAAGAAAGGAGAAAAGGTTGATTATGCAATACTTCTAAACAATCGACCCATAATTCTAATAGAGTGTAAAACGGTTACCGATAAACTTGAAAGCCATGACACTCAATTAATTAGATATTTTCAAACTACAAAGGCGAAATTTGCAATTCTGACAAATGGTATAAATTATAAATTTTATACTGACTTAGTGGAGGTGAATAAATTAGATGAAAAACCTTTCCTTGAAGTTGATTTTTTAAACTTAAAAGATCAAACGGTAGCGGAGTTGAAAAAATTTAGCAAACCATACTTCAATATTGATGAAATATTTAATAGTGCAAGCGAACTCAAATATAGTAACGAAATTAAAAATATTCTTTCAGAGGAATTTAAAATCCCATCTTCTGGTTTTGTTAAATATTTTACCAGTAGAGTTTATGATGGAACTAAGACTGAAAAGATATTAAGTCAATTTACTGAAATAATAAAAAAAACTTTAGGACAATGGTTGAGTGACCAAATCAATGAAAGGCTAAAATCTGTAATGGAGAAGGAGACTCAAGAAGAAACTCCCCCTGTACCAATTGTTGAGGGTGGAGACAAAGGAGAATTAGATAAGAAAAAGGAAATTATTACAACTCAAGAAGAATTGGAAGGCTTTTATATAGTAAAATCTATTCTACGACAAAAAGTTACAGCAGACAGGGTTTCTTATAAAGATACACTTAATTATTTTGCCATAAACATATTATCAAATAATATTAAAAAACCTATTTGCAGGTTAAGGTTTAGTCCTACAAAAAAATATATCACACTTTTTGATGAAAAACGGAATGAGATTAAATATGAAATAAAGAATCTTGATGAAATATTTAATTTCAGCGATCAATTGTTGAAGAGCCTTGAGGATTATTTGAAATAA
- a CDS encoding SHOCT domain-containing protein: MIWILLVIVLIVIIVLASRSSKNKKLDEQIKRLDIEKKKQEINNPTSPDPAKVSIADEIEKLRKLKDNGTITEREFEEQKRKILS; the protein is encoded by the coding sequence ATGATTTGGATATTATTAGTGATTGTGTTAATTGTAATTATTGTGCTTGCAAGCCGCAGCAGCAAAAACAAAAAATTAGATGAGCAAATAAAAAGGCTTGATATTGAAAAGAAGAAACAAGAAATTAATAATCCAACAAGTCCTGATCCTGCTAAAGTCAGTATTGCAGATGAAATTGAAAAATTAAGAAAATTAAAAGATAATGGTACAATTACAGAAAGGGAATTTGAGGAGCAAAAAAGAAAAATATTATCATGA
- the era gene encoding GTPase Era — protein MAHKSGFVNILGNPNVGKSTLMNALVGEKLSIITSKAQTTRHRIMGIVNGEDFQLVYSDTPGIITPHYKLQESMMKAIDMALVDADVFLYVTDVMDENPHQEIIDRLAESRIPVVLVINKIDLSNQEAVNKKILFWQQVFPDADIVAISALLGFNLETVLSMLLDKLPESPPYFPKDELTDKTLRFFTSEIIREKILLNYQKEVPYSAEVTIEAYEETEKMVHIMATIHISRESQKGIILGHQGKAIKKTGTEARRDIEDFIGKKVYLELLVKVTKDWRENALQLKRFGYEI, from the coding sequence ATGGCCCATAAATCCGGTTTTGTAAATATTCTTGGCAATCCGAATGTCGGTAAATCGACCCTCATGAATGCTCTTGTAGGTGAGAAACTGTCAATTATCACCTCAAAAGCGCAGACGACGCGACACCGCATCATGGGCATAGTTAATGGCGAGGATTTCCAACTGGTCTATTCCGATACGCCGGGTATTATCACGCCGCATTACAAATTGCAGGAATCAATGATGAAAGCCATAGATATGGCACTTGTGGATGCCGATGTTTTCCTTTATGTAACCGATGTCATGGATGAAAATCCTCACCAGGAGATCATCGACAGGCTTGCTGAATCCAGGATTCCGGTAGTACTGGTTATCAATAAAATAGATCTTTCAAACCAGGAAGCTGTCAACAAAAAAATCCTTTTCTGGCAGCAGGTTTTTCCTGATGCCGACATCGTGGCTATTTCTGCCTTGCTCGGTTTTAATCTGGAAACCGTTCTTTCCATGCTACTTGACAAATTACCCGAGAGTCCCCCCTATTTCCCAAAAGATGAGCTGACTGATAAAACACTCCGCTTCTTCACATCAGAGATCATCAGGGAAAAAATATTGCTGAATTATCAAAAAGAGGTACCTTACAGTGCAGAAGTCACCATTGAAGCTTATGAGGAAACGGAAAAGATGGTCCATATCATGGCCACTATCCATATATCAAGGGAATCTCAGAAAGGAATCATACTTGGTCATCAGGGAAAAGCTATCAAGAAAACCGGTACGGAAGCACGCAGGGACATCGAGGATTTCATCGGTAAAAAAGTCTATCTCGAATTGCTTGTAAAAGTTACCAAAGATTGGCGGGAGAATGCCTTGCAGCTGAAAAGATTCGGTTACGAAATCTGA
- the der gene encoding ribosome biogenesis GTPase Der, with translation MGNILAIVGRPNVGKSTFFNRLTGSRQAIVDPSSGVTRDRHYGKSDWNGIDFSVIDTGGYVIGSEDVFEIEIRKQVEVAIEEADCIVFMVDVKDGLQGMDEDVADLLRRSMKKVFLVVNKVDNTERLNDINEFYKLGLGQIYALSSINGSGTGELLDDVVKEFIKTQEDETSDLPRYAVIGRPNVGKSSLINTLIGEERNIVTPVAGTTRDSINIRYHSFGFHFTLVDTAGLRKKTKVHEDVEFFSVLRSIRSIESSDVCILMMDATQGFESQDLNIFRLVEKNNKGVVIVVNKWDLIEKDTHSTKLFEQQIREAIAPFTDVPIVFTSVPNKQRIFKTLELCHQVFKNRERKISTSLLNEKMLPIILNSPPPATKGKYVKIKYITQLKTKYPSFVFFCNLPQYVREPYKRFLENKIREHFTFTGVPIQIYCRQK, from the coding sequence GTGGGTAATATTTTAGCGATAGTAGGCAGACCGAATGTTGGTAAATCAACATTTTTCAATCGTCTGACAGGTTCCAGGCAGGCCATTGTCGATCCATCAAGTGGCGTCACACGCGATCGTCATTATGGCAAATCAGACTGGAATGGAATCGATTTTTCTGTCATTGATACAGGTGGATATGTAATCGGGTCGGAGGATGTATTTGAAATAGAAATAAGAAAACAGGTTGAAGTCGCTATCGAAGAAGCTGACTGCATCGTTTTCATGGTTGATGTAAAGGATGGATTGCAAGGCATGGATGAGGATGTGGCAGATCTTTTAAGAAGATCAATGAAAAAAGTCTTTTTGGTGGTCAATAAAGTTGACAATACTGAACGGCTTAACGATATCAATGAATTTTACAAGCTGGGATTGGGGCAGATATATGCCTTGTCGTCTATCAACGGGAGTGGCACCGGTGAACTGCTGGATGATGTGGTAAAGGAATTTATAAAGACACAGGAAGACGAAACAAGCGACCTGCCCAGATATGCTGTTATCGGCAGGCCGAATGTGGGTAAGTCCTCCCTTATTAATACCCTTATCGGTGAGGAACGTAACATCGTCACACCAGTTGCCGGTACTACCAGAGATTCCATCAATATCCGTTACCACAGCTTTGGATTTCATTTTACACTCGTCGACACTGCCGGTCTGAGAAAAAAGACAAAGGTTCATGAGGATGTGGAATTTTTTTCGGTTTTACGTTCCATACGTTCCATTGAGAGCAGCGATGTCTGCATTCTCATGATGGATGCCACCCAGGGATTCGAAAGCCAGGATCTGAATATCTTCCGCCTTGTGGAAAAGAATAATAAAGGTGTTGTAATTGTTGTAAATAAATGGGACCTCATCGAGAAAGACACTCATTCGACCAAACTGTTCGAGCAGCAAATACGCGAGGCTATTGCACCGTTTACGGATGTGCCAATAGTCTTCACTTCCGTGCCAAATAAACAGCGTATCTTCAAAACCCTGGAATTATGTCATCAGGTCTTTAAAAACAGGGAAAGAAAAATTTCCACATCGCTACTCAATGAAAAAATGCTACCCATCATTCTAAACAGTCCTCCTCCGGCTACCAAGGGTAAATATGTAAAGATCAAATACATCACACAACTGAAGACCAAATATCCTTCATTTGTGTTTTTCTGTAATCTTCCGCAATATGTCAGGGAACCTTATAAACGGTTCCTGGAAAATAAAATAAGGGAACATTTCACCTTTACCGGTGTACCTATCCAGATCTATTGCAGGCAAAAATAA
- a CDS encoding S4 domain-containing protein — protein sequence MKEIVRIDKWLWAVRIFKTRNQAGEACRAGKVKINGQPVKPSHDVKVNEVIVIQLGPLTKTILVRGIIKNRVSAKLAVENAVDQTPEAEYERIKLKKEMNYENRDIGSGRPTKKERRDIVKLKKYKI from the coding sequence TTGAAAGAAATTGTCAGAATAGATAAATGGCTTTGGGCAGTCAGGATATTCAAGACGCGGAATCAGGCAGGTGAAGCGTGCCGAGCGGGAAAGGTTAAGATAAACGGGCAACCTGTCAAACCTTCACACGATGTTAAGGTCAACGAAGTCATTGTCATACAACTGGGGCCTCTTACCAAAACCATCCTTGTTAGAGGAATAATAAAAAACCGTGTTTCGGCAAAACTTGCTGTTGAGAATGCCGTAGACCAGACACCGGAAGCTGAGTATGAAAGGATAAAACTAAAGAAGGAAATGAACTATGAGAACAGGGATATAGGTTCCGGACGTCCGACAAAGAAAGAGCGAAGAGACATCGTCAAACTGAAAAAGTATAAGATCTGA
- a CDS encoding dihydroorotase gives MKNYHLANAQIVNEGEIFTGDLIIKDGYIYEVIRGGRPASGMADIIDLSGKLILPGVIDDHVHFREPGLTYKADLLSESRAAVAGGVTSFMDMPNTLPPVLTQNILEEKYTLASQKSLANYSFYMGSSNDNLDDVLRTDPLKVCGIKVFIGSSTGNLLLDDQHTLEMIFSRSPLLIAVHAEDDRIISENLRFFKEKYNDALSPDMHPLIRNAECCYQASLLAVSLAREYNTRLHILHLSTEKELQLLDKDIPLDQKMITSEVCVHYLWFSDRNYREYGNRIKWNPAIKSEDDRRALFQGLFDNSLDVIATDHSPHTLEEKNRPYLQAPSGAPFIQHALIVMLEFHHQGRISLERIVDMMCHRPAVCFTIRDRGFIREGYKADLTVIDTNCEWTIDHGNLLYKCGWSPLEGTRFHSMITHTFVNGHLVYCDGRFDESLKGERLLFSR, from the coding sequence ATGAAGAATTACCATCTTGCCAACGCACAAATAGTCAATGAGGGTGAAATCTTTACAGGTGATCTTATCATTAAGGATGGCTATATTTATGAAGTCATCAGAGGTGGCCGGCCGGCGTCTGGCATGGCTGATATTATTGACTTAAGCGGAAAATTGATATTGCCCGGGGTGATTGATGATCATGTTCATTTCAGGGAACCGGGATTGACCTATAAGGCTGATTTGCTGAGCGAGAGCAGGGCAGCAGTGGCAGGTGGGGTGACATCCTTCATGGATATGCCCAACACCCTTCCACCGGTTCTTACACAGAATATACTGGAAGAAAAATATACTCTTGCGTCGCAAAAATCTTTGGCCAATTATTCATTTTATATGGGATCGTCGAATGATAATCTCGATGATGTGCTCCGTACCGATCCATTAAAAGTATGTGGCATAAAGGTATTTATTGGATCTTCTACCGGTAATTTGTTGCTGGATGATCAGCATACCCTTGAAATGATTTTTTCCCGGTCGCCTCTGCTAATTGCAGTGCATGCTGAAGATGACCGGATTATCAGTGAAAATTTGCGTTTTTTTAAAGAAAAATACAACGATGCACTGAGTCCTGACATGCATCCCCTCATCCGGAACGCCGAATGCTGTTATCAGGCCAGTTTATTGGCAGTAAGTTTGGCACGGGAATATAATACCCGGCTGCATATTTTACATCTGTCAACAGAAAAGGAACTTCAATTACTCGACAAGGATATTCCATTGGATCAGAAAATGATCACCTCTGAAGTGTGCGTGCATTATCTCTGGTTTTCCGACAGAAATTACCGCGAGTATGGCAACCGGATAAAGTGGAATCCGGCCATTAAATCAGAAGATGATAGAAGAGCATTATTCCAGGGTCTTTTTGATAACTCTTTGGATGTCATCGCAACAGATCATTCCCCACATACCCTGGAAGAAAAAAATCGTCCCTATCTTCAGGCTCCCTCTGGTGCGCCCTTTATTCAGCATGCCTTGATAGTTATGCTTGAATTTCATCATCAGGGCAGGATTTCCCTTGAAAGAATTGTTGATATGATGTGTCATCGCCCTGCTGTCTGTTTCACTATTAGGGATAGGGGTTTTATCCGGGAAGGATATAAGGCTGACCTGACGGTTATTGATACAAATTGTGAATGGACTATCGATCATGGCAACCTTCTCTATAAATGCGGCTGGTCGCCACTTGAGGGGACCCGGTTTCATTCAATGATCACCCATACTTTTGTAAATGGACACCTGGTTTATTGTGATGGCAGATTTGATGAGTCATTAAAAGGTGAAAGGCTTCTTTTTTCCAGATAA
- a CDS encoding polyprenol monophosphomannose synthase, whose translation MNVADSIVIIPTYNEKENIANIIRKVFSLQKDFDILIVEDNSPDGTAGIVRQLMNEFTGRLFIEERKGKLGLGTAYIHGFKWALKRGYAFIFEMDADFSHNPDDLVRLYNACAIEGADLAIGSRYINGVNVVNWPMGRVLMSYYASAYVRLITRMKVRDTTAGFKCYTQRVLETINLDKIQFVGYAFQIEMKYTAWKLGFTLKEVPIIFTDRTQGTSKMSSGIFKEAIFGVISLRLINIKKRHLKK comes from the coding sequence ATAAACGTGGCAGATAGTATAGTAATCATACCTACCTATAACGAAAAGGAAAATATTGCAAACATTATCCGCAAGGTTTTTTCCCTTCAAAAAGATTTTGATATCCTGATTGTCGAAGATAATTCACCCGATGGAACGGCCGGAATTGTCAGGCAGCTGATGAACGAATTTACCGGTCGCCTTTTTATAGAAGAGCGCAAGGGAAAGCTGGGGCTTGGAACAGCCTATATTCATGGTTTTAAGTGGGCGTTGAAGAGAGGTTATGCCTTTATTTTTGAAATGGATGCTGATTTCTCGCATAATCCCGATGATCTAGTCAGGTTATACAATGCCTGTGCCATTGAAGGTGCCGACCTGGCCATTGGGTCCAGATATATTAATGGCGTTAATGTAGTGAACTGGCCAATGGGACGTGTGCTCATGTCATATTATGCATCGGCTTACGTACGCCTGATTACACGTATGAAAGTGCGCGATACTACTGCCGGTTTTAAATGTTACACACAACGCGTATTGGAAACTATTAACCTCGATAAAATACAATTCGTCGGCTATGCCTTCCAGATCGAAATGAAATATACCGCCTGGAAGTTAGGATTTACATTGAAGGAAGTACCTATTATCTTCACCGACCGTACCCAGGGTACATCCAAAATGAGTTCCGGTATATTCAAGGAGGCAATTTTTGGCGTCATCAGCCTGCGGCTTATAAATATCAAAAAACGTCATTTGAAGAAGTAA